In Citrobacter sp. RHB25-C09, the following proteins share a genomic window:
- a CDS encoding zinc ribbon domain-containing protein YjdM, with protein MSLPHCPQCNSEYTYEDNGMYICPECAHEWNDAEPAHDSDELIVKDANGNLLADGDSVTVIKDLKVKGSSSMLKIGTKVKNIRLVEGDHNIDCKIDGFGPMKLKSEFVKKN; from the coding sequence ATGTCATTACCACACTGCCCACAATGCAATTCCGAATACACCTACGAAGATAACGGCATGTACATTTGTCCGGAATGCGCGCATGAATGGAACGATGCTGAACCTGCGCATGACAGCGATGAACTGATCGTTAAAGATGCGAACGGAAACCTGCTGGCCGACGGCGACAGCGTAACGGTCATTAAGGACCTGAAGGTGAAAGGTAGCTCGTCCATGCTGAAGATCGGCACGAAAGTGAAGAATATTCGTCTGGTTGAAGGCGACCATAACATCGATTGCAAAATTGATGGCTTCGGCCCGATGAAACTGAAATCCGAGTTTGTGAAAAAGAACTAA
- a CDS encoding diguanylate cyclase regulator RdcB family protein: MTNTLLEGPGRTLESIHPKFMVDLIYGDEPKRASVTLQQQQFRDRLTQEILSQTQLRAWAIAGVYSEHLMMRLKLVERLAAMFDPGHLALTRISQRLTFLQQSDITRGQSAPGLVQQVASLSEWFNQRCAYKEKALSQRGLTVQAGEHSEQVFTRWLAGAYDGWSLPGRCFVALEELRWGPFGDACRLANPEVVQMLKDNLRAMASNYLAHSIHAAPTTRHYYHHWLNASAAAGAGEYNDMLSWLGDWCEADKHPVCWSVTQRWQTVALGMPRLCSAKRLVDAMVEEIFPPSPLTL, encoded by the coding sequence ATGACAAATACCTTGCTGGAAGGCCCCGGACGGACGCTGGAATCCATCCATCCGAAGTTTATGGTCGATCTTATTTATGGAGATGAGCCGAAACGGGCAAGCGTTACGCTGCAACAACAGCAGTTTCGTGACCGACTGACGCAGGAAATTCTCTCCCAGACTCAGCTTCGCGCGTGGGCGATAGCTGGCGTGTATAGCGAACATTTGATGATGCGCCTGAAGCTGGTCGAAAGGCTGGCGGCGATGTTCGATCCGGGTCATTTAGCGCTGACGCGCATTTCTCAACGTCTGACGTTCCTGCAACAATCCGATATTACGCGTGGGCAATCCGCACCTGGCCTCGTGCAACAGGTAGCATCACTCAGCGAGTGGTTCAATCAGCGCTGCGCGTATAAAGAGAAAGCACTGAGCCAGCGCGGACTGACCGTGCAGGCGGGTGAGCACAGTGAGCAGGTATTTACCCGGTGGCTGGCAGGCGCCTACGATGGCTGGTCGCTGCCGGGACGCTGCTTTGTCGCACTGGAAGAGCTGCGCTGGGGGCCGTTTGGTGATGCCTGTCGTCTGGCGAATCCGGAGGTGGTGCAGATGTTGAAAGACAACCTGCGTGCGATGGCATCGAACTACCTTGCTCACAGTATTCATGCTGCGCCCACCACCCGTCACTATTATCACCACTGGCTTAATGCCTCCGCTGCGGCGGGGGCTGGTGAGTATAATGATATGCTGAGCTGGTTGGGGGACTGGTGTGAAGCGGATAAACATCCAGTTTGTTGGTCGGTGACGCAGCGCTGGCAGACGGTGGCGCTCGGAATGCCGCGACTCTGTTCAGCAAAACGGCTGGTTGATGCGATGGTTGAAGAGATTTTCCCGCCGTCCCCCCTCACGTTGTGA
- the crfC gene encoding clamp-binding protein CrfC, with amino-acid sequence MYTQTIYELSQEAERLLLLSLENLKTVKNMPSAVLNDAASINGEERINVQPLHFSTRGVDAQQATLHNELRKISRLEMVLAIVGTVKAGKSTTINAIVGTEVLPNRNRPMTALPTLIRHTPGQKEPVLHFSHVAPIEALMQMLQEGMRDCDRQHLTQVLEIDKDMNALLQRIEKGVAFERHYLGAQPIFQCLKSLNDLVRLSKALDVDFPFSAYAAIEHIPVIEVEFVHLAGLEKYPGQFTLLDTPGPNEAGQPHLQKMLNEQLARASAVLAVMDYTQLKSVSDEEVRQAIAAVGKSVPLYALVNKFDQKDRNSDDEEQVKALISGTLMKGSIHPTHIYPVSSMWGYLANRARHELTKHGRLPDHEEQRWVQDFAEAALGRRWRNTDLDDIEHLRHAADLLWEDSLFEQPIQTLIHAAYANASLYALRSASHKLLNYAQSAREYLDFRYHGLTVAFEKLQQNISRLEEDMRQLKVSQEGVSDEVRHEVELALESANSFLSAQETAILDNISTLFNQDQVLALTQRDVNSLPTQVEIDGDKLVLNDEAQAQIVLSKLRSSCEGILLVAQDNISRNLALRFEELEITLGRALNDAMRPIEMRVKDELHQAGFRPRISFPAFHASLFNFSTRQLFSEAIAQQEPGENGKQKGSGIRETFSRWLNQPGWSWNDYVEEKTSYFIDIKALHQNLVAYVRNFCQQIRKALAAQVDVSVTAGMATFFADFSLCLAGLQESLRECLTVRQQNESAVHRLSQQLQHSIAATAWIYEDSHLLRDDIQTLFVADYP; translated from the coding sequence ATGTACACACAGACAATATATGAATTGAGCCAGGAAGCTGAACGCTTGTTGTTGCTTTCTCTGGAAAATCTCAAGACCGTTAAAAATATGCCATCGGCGGTTCTGAACGACGCTGCATCTATAAATGGTGAGGAGCGCATCAATGTTCAGCCGCTGCATTTTAGCACCCGTGGCGTGGATGCTCAGCAGGCGACGTTGCACAATGAGCTGCGTAAAATTTCGCGTCTGGAAATGGTGCTGGCGATTGTGGGTACCGTGAAGGCAGGGAAATCGACGACCATCAATGCCATTGTCGGCACTGAAGTGTTGCCAAACCGCAATCGACCGATGACCGCATTACCCACGCTGATCCGCCATACGCCCGGGCAAAAAGAGCCGGTGCTGCACTTTTCCCACGTGGCGCCTATTGAAGCCTTAATGCAGATGCTGCAGGAAGGCATGCGCGATTGCGATCGTCAGCACCTGACGCAGGTGCTGGAAATCGATAAAGACATGAATGCCCTGCTACAGCGCATTGAAAAAGGCGTGGCGTTCGAGCGTCACTATCTCGGCGCGCAACCTATTTTCCAGTGTCTGAAAAGCCTTAACGATCTGGTGCGTTTGTCGAAAGCGCTGGACGTCGATTTTCCCTTTTCGGCCTATGCCGCGATTGAGCATATTCCGGTGATTGAGGTCGAATTTGTCCATCTTGCAGGGCTGGAAAAGTATCCGGGGCAGTTCACCTTACTGGATACCCCAGGGCCAAACGAAGCCGGGCAGCCACACTTACAAAAAATGCTGAATGAGCAACTGGCGCGCGCCTCTGCGGTACTTGCGGTGATGGATTATACGCAACTGAAATCCGTTTCTGATGAAGAGGTGCGGCAGGCCATTGCGGCGGTAGGCAAATCCGTGCCGCTCTACGCGCTGGTGAATAAGTTTGATCAGAAAGACCGCAACAGCGATGACGAAGAGCAGGTCAAAGCGCTGATCTCCGGCACGCTGATGAAAGGGTCTATCCACCCGACGCATATTTACCCGGTTTCTTCGATGTGGGGCTATCTGGCGAACCGGGCGCGGCATGAATTGACGAAACATGGCCGTTTACCGGATCACGAGGAGCAGCGTTGGGTTCAGGATTTTGCCGAAGCGGCCCTGGGACGCCGCTGGAGAAATACCGACCTTGATGATATCGAACATCTCCGCCACGCCGCAGATTTGCTGTGGGAGGACTCATTGTTTGAACAACCGATCCAGACCCTGATCCATGCGGCGTATGCCAATGCGTCCCTGTACGCCTTGCGCTCTGCCTCGCATAAACTGCTCAATTACGCGCAAAGCGCCCGTGAATATCTGGATTTTCGCTATCACGGACTGACGGTGGCGTTTGAGAAGTTACAGCAAAATATCTCCCGCCTCGAAGAGGATATGCGGCAGTTGAAGGTGAGTCAGGAGGGGGTGAGCGATGAGGTGCGCCATGAAGTTGAGCTGGCGCTGGAGTCTGCGAACAGCTTTTTGAGCGCGCAGGAGACGGCGATTCTCGACAATATTTCTACCCTGTTTAACCAGGATCAGGTGCTGGCGTTGACGCAGCGCGATGTTAATTCGCTGCCGACACAGGTTGAAATTGACGGCGATAAGTTGGTGCTGAACGACGAAGCGCAGGCACAAATCGTACTCAGTAAATTACGTTCATCCTGTGAAGGCATTCTGTTGGTTGCGCAGGACAATATCAGTCGTAACCTCGCCTTGCGCTTTGAAGAACTGGAGATCACCCTGGGACGGGCGCTGAATGACGCGATGCGGCCTATTGAGATGCGTGTGAAAGATGAACTGCATCAGGCGGGGTTTCGCCCTCGGATTAGCTTTCCGGCATTTCATGCTTCCCTGTTTAACTTCTCGACGCGTCAGCTTTTTAGCGAGGCCATTGCCCAGCAGGAGCCGGGGGAAAACGGCAAGCAGAAAGGGTCGGGAATACGCGAAACCTTCTCGCGCTGGTTGAACCAGCCGGGCTGGAGCTGGAATGACTATGTTGAAGAAAAAACAAGCTATTTTATTGATATAAAAGCCCTTCATCAGAACCTGGTGGCCTACGTCCGGAACTTCTGCCAACAAATTCGTAAAGCTTTAGCCGCACAGGTCGATGTTTCTGTTACGGCAGGTATGGCAACGTTTTTTGCCGATTTCTCCTTGTGCCTGGCCGGGTTGCAGGAGAGTCTGCGTGAATGTTTAACGGTGCGTCAGCAAAATGAGTCGGCCGTACATCGCCTGAGTCAGCAGTTGCAACACAGTATTGCCGCCACCGCATGGATTTATGAAGATTCGCACCTGCTCCGTGATGATATTCAAACGCTTTTTGTGGCCGATTACCCATGA
- the yjdN gene encoding VOC family metalloprotein YjdN yields MPLSPYISFAGNCAEAIAYYQKTLGAELLYKISFGEMPRSAQDSEDGCPSGMKFPDSAIAHANVRIANSDIMMSDAVAGDKAHYSGFTLVLDTQNVDEGKRWFDNLAADGQIEMDWQETFWAHGFGKVSDRYGIPWMINVVKQQQPNT; encoded by the coding sequence ATGCCGTTAAGTCCCTACATCTCATTTGCCGGTAACTGTGCCGAGGCCATCGCGTATTATCAAAAAACGCTGGGTGCAGAACTCCTCTATAAAATCAGTTTCGGTGAAATGCCCAGGTCCGCACAGGACAGCGAAGACGGTTGCCCGTCCGGAATGAAATTTCCCGATTCCGCCATCGCCCACGCCAACGTTCGTATCGCCAACAGCGACATTATGATGAGTGATGCCGTTGCAGGAGATAAAGCCCACTACTCGGGTTTCACATTGGTTCTCGACACGCAAAACGTCGACGAAGGAAAGCGCTGGTTTGATAACCTTGCCGCAGACGGGCAAATTGAAATGGACTGGCAGGAAACCTTCTGGGCGCATGGCTTTGGCAAGGTCAGCGACCGCTATGGCATCCCGTGGATGATCAACGTCGTTAAACAACAGCAGCCGAACACCTGA